The proteins below come from a single Ruegeria sp. SCSIO 43209 genomic window:
- a CDS encoding MarR family winged helix-turn-helix transcriptional regulator, translated as MDHIDRIISQWNKARPDLDVGPMETIGRLSRLAAQLRKEMDKTWKVYGLNLASFDVLATLRRSGKPEGLSPGELLDLTMVTSGTMTNRIDQLVKAGLVERAPNPEDKRGFLIRLTRDGFSKIENAVSDHVETQHRLMNGLSPEQRDNLNGLLKALGEAVDEDTK; from the coding sequence ATGGACCACATCGATCGTATCATTTCTCAATGGAACAAAGCCCGCCCCGACCTCGATGTGGGACCGATGGAAACGATTGGACGTCTTTCCCGCCTGGCGGCTCAGCTCAGAAAAGAGATGGACAAAACCTGGAAGGTCTACGGGCTCAACCTCGCCAGCTTTGATGTGCTGGCGACCCTGCGCAGGTCCGGAAAGCCTGAAGGCCTGTCGCCGGGGGAATTGCTTGACCTGACCATGGTGACATCGGGGACAATGACCAACCGAATTGACCAGCTCGTCAAGGCCGGCTTGGTCGAGCGCGCGCCAAATCCGGAAGACAAACGCGGCTTCTTGATCCGATTGACGAGGGACGGGTTCTCAAAAATCGAAAATGCCGTCTCAGATCACGTTGAAACACAACATCGGCTTATGAACGGTTTATCGCCCGAGCAGCGCGATAACTTGAATGGACTGCTTAAAGCACTGGGCGAGGCGGTTGACGAAGATACGAAATAA
- a CDS encoding NAD(P)-dependent oxidoreductase — MKLVVFGATGDVGSRVVTEAISRGHDVTAAVRNEAGIENLPKGAKPIVANVADPAALAAAMAGQDLAVSAVRAPAGREGEVVALTRSILDAASLADLRVIIVGGAARLHLPDGSPHTVLTDPDFLPESIVPTARASMAQWELCSSDASANWTYASPSALLQPGERLGVFRTDTDNLIVDDAGNSKISMEDFAVAIVDEAQSAKFLRAAFTVGY, encoded by the coding sequence ATGAAACTTGTCGTATTTGGTGCAACTGGCGATGTCGGTTCTCGTGTCGTGACTGAGGCGATCTCGCGTGGCCATGACGTTACCGCGGCAGTTCGAAACGAGGCAGGGATCGAAAACCTGCCCAAAGGCGCCAAGCCGATTGTTGCGAATGTTGCGGACCCTGCGGCTTTGGCCGCGGCCATGGCTGGTCAGGATCTGGCCGTAAGCGCTGTGCGCGCACCAGCCGGGCGTGAGGGCGAAGTCGTTGCTCTGACCCGTTCCATTTTGGACGCCGCATCCCTTGCAGATCTTCGGGTGATCATTGTCGGCGGTGCCGCGCGTCTGCATCTACCCGATGGTAGCCCACACACCGTCTTGACAGATCCCGACTTTCTGCCCGAGAGCATTGTTCCAACCGCGCGTGCATCCATGGCACAGTGGGAACTCTGTTCATCCGATGCCTCGGCAAACTGGACCTATGCCAGCCCATCCGCATTATTGCAGCCCGGTGAGCGCCTGGGTGTCTTCAGAACCGACACAGATAACCTGATTGTCGATGACGCCGGTAACTCAAAAATTTCCATGGAAGATTTTGCTGTGGCAATTGTCGATGAGGCTCAATCGGCCAAGTTTTTACGCGCCGCCTTTACCGTAGGCTATTGA
- a CDS encoding EamA family transporter, with the protein MKHHVDIALTAIAPLIWGSTYYVTTEFLPAGYPITMAALRALPAGLLLLVLARQLPQGIWWIRAFVLGALNFTVFWTLLFVAAYRLPGGVAATVGAVQPLIVVFLAAMLIGTTVKLSAVIAALIGIFGVGLLVLGSGVSLDPIGLLAAIGGAVSMGAGTVLTQKWQAPVPLLTLAAWQLSAGGLLLMPLAYLFEPALPPLKSQFFTGIAYLTLIGAALTYILWFRGVSRIEPGAVSALGFLSPLSAVVIGWMLLGQALTPTQIAGAGVVLTAIWLGQRAGRISPLVLSETAHTHLNPKGECS; encoded by the coding sequence ATGAAACATCATGTCGACATCGCGCTCACTGCCATCGCGCCGCTGATCTGGGGCAGCACGTATTACGTTACGACTGAATTCCTTCCTGCTGGGTATCCAATCACAATGGCTGCCCTGCGTGCGCTGCCTGCTGGCCTGCTATTGCTCGTTCTGGCCCGGCAACTGCCGCAGGGTATCTGGTGGATACGCGCTTTCGTTCTTGGTGCGCTCAATTTCACCGTGTTCTGGACATTGCTATTTGTGGCGGCGTACCGGTTGCCTGGTGGTGTAGCCGCAACGGTTGGGGCGGTTCAGCCTTTGATTGTCGTATTCTTGGCTGCGATGCTGATTGGTACGACGGTCAAGTTATCTGCGGTGATCGCGGCACTGATCGGTATCTTTGGGGTTGGACTTCTTGTTCTTGGTTCGGGGGTTTCACTTGATCCGATCGGGTTACTCGCAGCTATCGGCGGCGCAGTCTCCATGGGAGCTGGCACAGTTCTGACCCAGAAGTGGCAAGCCCCCGTGCCCCTTTTAACCTTGGCGGCCTGGCAGCTTTCGGCAGGGGGGCTGTTGCTGATGCCGCTGGCATATCTGTTTGAGCCTGCGCTTCCGCCGTTGAAATCGCAATTTTTCACCGGAATCGCCTATCTCACTCTGATCGGGGCTGCGCTGACATACATCTTATGGTTCCGAGGTGTTTCCCGGATCGAGCCCGGCGCCGTTTCAGCCCTTGGTTTTCTCAGCCCGCTTTCCGCAGTCGTTATTGGCTGGATGCTTCTTGGCCAGGCTCTGACGCCCACCCAGATCGCCGGAGCCGGAGTGGTGCTCACGGCAATCTGGCTTGGGCAGCGTGCCGGGCGTATCAGCCCTCTCGTTCTTTCAGAAACTGCCCATACACACCTCAATCCAAAAGGAGAATGCTCATGA
- a CDS encoding carboxymuconolactone decarboxylase family protein, giving the protein MQSRLNHFAVAPQLMQPMLDMEECLKTSGLEHSLIELVKLRVSQINGCAFCIHMHTHDARAQGESEDRLHLLNAWRESSLYSGRERAALAWAETLTRIEQNGAPDHIYKEMAVQFSDQEKIALTLVVTTINAWNRIAIGFATPHPAAKEASAA; this is encoded by the coding sequence ATGCAATCCCGCCTAAACCACTTCGCCGTTGCCCCGCAACTTATGCAGCCAATGCTCGACATGGAGGAATGCCTCAAAACATCCGGCCTTGAGCACAGTCTAATCGAACTGGTAAAATTGCGCGTGTCGCAGATCAACGGCTGCGCTTTCTGCATTCACATGCACACCCATGACGCGCGTGCGCAGGGTGAGAGTGAAGACAGGCTTCACTTACTGAACGCGTGGCGAGAGTCGTCTCTTTATTCCGGGCGTGAACGCGCCGCTCTTGCCTGGGCCGAAACGCTGACCCGCATCGAGCAGAATGGTGCACCGGATCACATCTATAAAGAGATGGCCGTTCAGTTTTCAGACCAGGAAAAGATCGCCCTGACGTTGGTGGTGACAACGATCAACGCATGGAACCGCATTGCTATTGGCTTTGCAACGCCACATCCTGCCGCCAAGGAGGCCTCGGCTGCATGA
- a CDS encoding sigma-70 family RNA polymerase sigma factor, which produces MSHMTSLVNGQTFVDLRPRLFAVAYRMLGTVSDAEDVVQDAFLRWQKVDHNSVRDATGFLIRTVTRLCLDHMRAAHTRREAYPGEWLPEPLITDDATEQLDRDVSVALLLALERLTPLERAAFLLHDVFEQSYDELASALERTPESCRQLVSRARKHVQRSKPRTQVEPQQGEAIAKAFFMAAKSGDTNVLTKLLAQDVRFVSDGGGKVLATLNPILGRDKVMRLLSGLARKYSDQPVQQWQYCHLNNLPSILSLEASGLLQTMSLEIEYDVITAVYVVRNPEKTRHLSFDEHTPIYWRPI; this is translated from the coding sequence ATGAGCCATATGACTTCACTCGTCAATGGCCAGACATTTGTCGATCTGCGACCGCGCTTGTTCGCGGTCGCCTATCGAATGCTGGGCACCGTTAGTGACGCAGAGGATGTAGTACAGGACGCATTTCTGCGTTGGCAGAAGGTTGATCATAACAGTGTGCGGGACGCGACTGGGTTTCTGATCCGGACAGTCACGCGGTTATGTCTCGATCACATGCGGGCCGCGCATACTCGACGCGAAGCATATCCCGGCGAGTGGTTGCCTGAACCACTAATCACAGATGATGCCACCGAGCAACTGGACCGTGACGTCTCGGTGGCACTCCTCCTGGCGCTGGAGCGGTTGACACCTCTCGAGCGGGCAGCATTTCTGCTCCACGATGTGTTCGAGCAATCATATGACGAGCTGGCATCGGCACTGGAACGCACACCTGAATCCTGCCGCCAGCTTGTCAGCCGAGCGCGGAAACATGTGCAGCGCAGCAAACCTCGAACACAGGTTGAGCCACAACAAGGCGAAGCCATCGCCAAGGCATTTTTCATGGCCGCCAAAAGCGGCGACACCAACGTTCTTACCAAATTGCTTGCGCAAGACGTACGATTTGTTTCGGATGGCGGCGGCAAAGTGCTGGCGACACTCAATCCGATTTTGGGCCGAGACAAGGTGATGCGGCTATTATCTGGACTGGCGCGAAAATACTCTGATCAACCAGTCCAGCAATGGCAATATTGCCACCTGAACAATCTGCCATCGATCCTCAGCCTTGAAGCGAGCGGCCTTTTGCAAACGATGTCGTTGGAGATCGAATACGACGTGATTACCGCTGTTTACGTTGTTCGCAATCCGGAAAAGACTCGTCATCTGTCGTTCGACGAACACACGCCCATTTATTGGCGGCCTATCTGA
- a CDS encoding homocysteine S-methyltransferase family protein, whose amino-acid sequence MARQFPLEGDKTFLVYAGTGTDLIFNHGVELPGFASFPLLEEPDTRAILAGQMQALVDLAREMSVGCILDAPTWMANADRAGPLGYDAERLVEVNKDAVSLVEGVRQAATRDDVLVSACIGPRYDPYANIPPVPVEDARQYHTAQMHSLKDTSVDLVTAYTFNRPSEAAGCILAARDADLPIIMSLVVETDGCLADGTKLVDGIDHIDGATDAAALFFMVNCAHPTHFAGALGNHPRLKGMVANASSCSHAELDEADELDEGDPIELGKQIAAIAQQNPSIQVFGGCCGTDMRHLKSIVSELA is encoded by the coding sequence ATGGCGCGACAGTTCCCACTCGAAGGTGACAAGACCTTTCTGGTTTATGCCGGCACTGGCACAGACCTGATATTTAATCATGGGGTTGAGCTACCCGGTTTCGCGTCGTTTCCATTGCTGGAAGAACCTGACACCAGGGCAATACTGGCTGGTCAAATGCAGGCACTTGTCGATCTCGCCCGTGAAATGAGTGTCGGATGCATCCTTGATGCGCCCACATGGATGGCGAACGCCGACCGAGCAGGGCCCTTGGGGTACGATGCAGAACGGCTCGTTGAGGTGAATAAGGATGCGGTCAGTCTAGTCGAGGGCGTACGCCAAGCTGCCACTCGCGATGATGTACTGGTGTCAGCATGTATCGGCCCGCGTTATGATCCTTACGCCAACATTCCGCCGGTACCCGTCGAAGATGCACGTCAATACCACACCGCTCAAATGCACAGCTTGAAAGACACAAGTGTCGACCTGGTCACCGCTTATACATTCAACCGCCCAAGCGAGGCAGCAGGATGCATCCTCGCCGCGCGAGACGCTGATCTGCCGATCATCATGTCTCTGGTTGTTGAGACAGACGGGTGCCTGGCAGATGGAACCAAACTTGTGGACGGAATTGACCATATCGACGGGGCAACCGACGCTGCAGCGCTGTTTTTTATGGTCAACTGCGCCCATCCGACCCATTTCGCCGGAGCGCTTGGCAACCACCCACGACTTAAAGGTATGGTGGCGAACGCTTCTAGTTGCTCGCATGCGGAACTTGACGAAGCAGATGAGCTGGACGAAGGCGATCCAATTGAGCTTGGCAAACAAATTGCCGCGATTGCGCAGCAGAATCCATCGATTCAAGTATTTGGAGGATGCTGCGGTACCGACATGCGCCATCTGAAGTCGATTGTCAGCGAATTGGCGTAG